From a single Fusobacterium ulcerans ATCC 49185 genomic region:
- a CDS encoding ABC transporter permease, whose product MIKYIIKRLAIAAITLIVIVFILYLMLQLMPGTPFNDEKLTEAQMAIVKAKYGLDKPFLVQFFNYLKLMLQGDFGVSYSIQQNMPVSQMLDARLWTSIRIGLQAVVVGIVLGLLLGITAALKKNTWIDTLSSLLAVIGVSIPSFVFALFFILLFAKKLNILPVLYNVHQPFISSIMPTVALSVFTVANIARFTRSEMSEVLGSEYMQLAQSKGLSRGTLIFRHALRNTLIQVVTILAPLIVGLMTGSLVIEKMFSIPGIGQLLTMGIQVNDYNVIMACAFIYSLMYIIVMLIVDLLYGIIDPRIRLVKGGTNE is encoded by the coding sequence ATGATTAAATATATAATAAAACGTTTAGCTATTGCTGCTATAACTCTTATTGTCATAGTTTTTATATTGTATCTAATGCTCCAGCTGATGCCTGGAACACCATTTAATGATGAAAAATTGACAGAGGCTCAAATGGCAATAGTAAAAGCAAAATATGGATTGGATAAACCATTTCTTGTTCAATTTTTTAATTATCTAAAACTTATGTTGCAGGGAGATTTTGGTGTGAGTTATTCTATTCAGCAAAATATGCCTGTATCACAAATGCTTGATGCTCGTCTATGGACATCTATCCGTATAGGACTCCAGGCTGTTGTAGTAGGAATAGTTTTAGGATTGCTTCTGGGAATAACAGCTGCATTGAAAAAAAATACATGGATAGATACACTATCTTCATTACTGGCAGTTATAGGGGTATCTATACCATCATTTGTTTTCGCACTATTCTTTATTTTGTTATTTGCTAAAAAATTAAATATACTTCCAGTACTGTATAATGTTCATCAGCCATTTATTTCAAGTATAATGCCCACAGTGGCGCTTTCGGTTTTTACTGTGGCAAATATAGCTCGTTTTACGAGAAGTGAGATGTCAGAAGTATTGGGAAGTGAATATATGCAGCTGGCACAGTCTAAAGGTTTGAGCAGAGGAACATTGATATTCCGTCATGCTTTAAGAAATACTTTGATACAAGTAGTAACAATTTTGGCACCATTGATAGTAGGATTGATGACGGGGTCGCTGGTAATAGAAAAAATGTTCTCAATACCAGGAATTGGACAGTTGTTAACAATGGGAATACAGGTAAATGACTACAATGTAATTATGGCTTGTGCATTTATTTACAGCTTGATGTATATTATTGTAATGTTGATAGTAGACCTTCTGTATGGAATAATTGATCCACGTATCAGACTGGTAAAAGGAGGAACAAATGAGTGA
- a CDS encoding ABC transporter permease: MSDQRIVFQKDDFKLAHHKDLYIDKVYENHSFWRDFFIRLKANKGAVIGLICICIIILMSIIAPIFSHFQINGNNLAHQSLPPKIPFLQNLGIADGYMKGKDMYAVKKIKDIFYLFGTDTMGRDIWLRTWSGTRISLLVAGAAIIIDMAVGMTYGLISGYFGGRVDMVMQRIVEVINSIPTLVIATLMLVILKPGIIPILFVLVLTGWIGMSRIARAQMLKLKEQEFVLASKTLGASDMHIIFKDILPNIFGQLIIMSMFSIPNAIFMETTLSFVGLGIPAPNVSLGVMISDGFKSFMISPYMTIIPATILAILMLSFNLLADGLKDAFDPKMKEM, translated from the coding sequence ATGAGTGATCAAAGAATAGTTTTTCAGAAAGATGATTTCAAACTTGCTCATCATAAAGACCTATACATAGATAAAGTCTATGAGAACCATTCTTTCTGGAGAGATTTTTTTATACGTTTAAAAGCTAATAAAGGTGCAGTAATTGGACTTATCTGCATATGTATAATAATTTTAATGTCAATAATAGCTCCTATATTTTCTCATTTTCAAATCAATGGAAATAATCTTGCTCATCAAAGTCTGCCTCCCAAAATTCCTTTTCTACAAAACTTAGGAATAGCAGATGGATATATGAAAGGAAAGGATATGTATGCAGTGAAAAAGATAAAAGATATATTCTATCTTTTTGGAACTGATACGATGGGAAGAGATATCTGGCTGAGAACATGGAGCGGAACTCGTATTTCATTGCTGGTAGCTGGAGCAGCTATCATTATAGATATGGCAGTTGGTATGACATATGGACTTATCTCAGGATATTTTGGTGGAAGAGTAGATATGGTTATGCAGCGTATTGTTGAGGTAATAAATTCTATTCCTACTTTGGTAATTGCTACACTTATGTTGGTAATTTTAAAACCAGGAATTATTCCCATCTTATTTGTTCTGGTACTGACAGGATGGATAGGGATGAGTCGTATTGCTCGTGCTCAGATGCTTAAACTAAAAGAACAGGAGTTTGTTCTTGCTTCAAAGACATTAGGAGCATCAGATATGCATATAATATTTAAGGATATTCTGCCAAATATATTTGGGCAGCTTATTATCATGTCAATGTTTTCAATACCTAATGCAATATTTATGGAAACAACACTTTCCTTTGTAGGTTTGGGAATTCCAGCACCAAATGTATCATTAGGAGTAATGATATCAGATGGATTCAAGTCATTTATGATATCTCCATATATGACTATTATTCCAGCTACGATATTAGCTATTCTTATGTTGAGCTTTAACTTGCTTGCTGATGGATTAAAGGATGCCTTTGACCCTAAAATGAAAGAGATGTAG
- a CDS encoding ABC transporter ATP-binding protein produces the protein MEKERILSIRDLDICFHTANGVVNAIRGVRLDLFKGETIAIVGESGSGKSVTVKAIMGILSGNGFINNGTIIFKYTNEKGEKIRRDIIKLTPKEMQKHICGKRIAMVFQDPMTSLNPTMTIGKQIMEGMCYHYKVSKKEAYQKAVELLEEVGITEPEKRMKNYPHQLSGGMRQRVVIAIALACDPEILICDEPTTALDVTIQAKILELIKDIQVKKNISVIYITHDLGVVAKVADYVAVMYAGKIVEKGSVDEIFYDPRHPYTWGLLSSMPDIEANDEVLYTIPGTPPNLLNKVPGDAFAVRNEYALNIDFREEPPMFNVGGKHRVSSWLLHENAPKVEMPASLKCRIEKMIKEGK, from the coding sequence ATGGAGAAAGAAAGAATATTATCAATTCGTGATTTAGATATTTGTTTTCATACAGCTAATGGAGTTGTGAATGCTATACGTGGTGTTCGTTTAGATTTATTCAAAGGAGAAACTATTGCTATAGTTGGAGAATCAGGATCAGGAAAATCTGTAACAGTAAAAGCTATAATGGGAATTTTGAGTGGTAATGGATTTATTAATAATGGAACTATTATATTTAAATATACAAATGAAAAGGGAGAAAAGATAAGAAGGGATATAATAAAACTAACTCCTAAAGAAATGCAGAAACATATTTGTGGAAAACGTATTGCAATGGTATTCCAAGACCCTATGACATCTCTGAATCCTACTATGACTATAGGGAAGCAGATTATGGAGGGAATGTGCTATCACTACAAAGTTTCTAAAAAAGAAGCTTATCAAAAGGCAGTAGAGTTATTAGAAGAAGTAGGTATTACTGAACCTGAAAAACGTATGAAAAACTATCCTCACCAGCTGTCTGGAGGTATGCGTCAGCGTGTTGTCATAGCAATAGCTCTGGCTTGTGATCCAGAAATATTAATATGTGATGAGCCAACTACAGCATTAGATGTTACTATTCAGGCAAAAATACTTGAATTGATAAAAGATATACAGGTTAAGAAAAATATCTCTGTAATCTATATAACACACGACCTTGGAGTAGTGGCAAAAGTTGCTGATTATGTAGCTGTTATGTATGCTGGAAAGATAGTGGAAAAAGGAAGTGTAGATGAGATATTTTATGATCCTCGCCATCCATACACATGGGGTCTTTTGTCATCTATGCCTGACATTGAGGCAAATGATGAGGTATTGTATACTATCCCAGGAACTCCACCAAATCTACTGAATAAAGTACCAGGAGATGCCTTTGCAGTTCGTAATGAATATGCTTTAAATATAGATTTCAGAGAAGAACCTCCAATGTTCAATGTGGGAGGAAAACATCGCGTGTCATCATGGCTTCTCCATGAAAATGCACCTAAGGTGGAAATGCCTGCTTCTTTAAAATGTCGTATAGAAAAAATGATAAAGGAGGGTAAATAA
- a CDS encoding ABC transporter ATP-binding protein: MERTPLLEVKNLKQYFKINKKFTVKAVDDISFNIYPGETYGLVGESGSGKSTTGRSIIRLYEPTDGEVNFKGVKISGKLSASQLQHLRTKMQMIFQDPMACLNPRMKVIDIIAQGLDIHKLYKDEKEREEKVYHILELVGLSHEHAMRYPHQFSGGQRQRIGIARALIMNPELIIADEAISALDVSIQAQVVNLMKELQKKTGAAYLFIAHDLSMVKYISDRIGVLHLGHLVETGTTEEIFSNPIHPYTKSLLSAIPLPDPRVEKARIAMTYDYKNSGIDYTKGKQNHIDGQHYVLATDEELNEWIKK; the protein is encoded by the coding sequence ATGGAAAGAACTCCTTTGCTTGAAGTAAAAAACTTGAAACAGTATTTTAAAATAAATAAAAAATTTACAGTAAAAGCTGTAGATGATATATCATTTAATATTTATCCAGGAGAAACATATGGATTGGTTGGAGAATCAGGATCAGGAAAATCTACAACAGGTCGTTCAATAATTCGTTTATATGAACCTACAGATGGAGAAGTTAATTTCAAAGGGGTAAAAATATCTGGGAAATTATCTGCAAGTCAGCTACAACATCTTCGTACAAAGATGCAGATGATATTTCAAGACCCTATGGCCTGTCTGAATCCAAGAATGAAAGTAATAGATATTATTGCTCAGGGACTGGATATCCATAAACTTTACAAAGATGAAAAAGAAAGAGAAGAGAAAGTTTATCATATTCTTGAACTAGTAGGGTTGTCACATGAACATGCAATGAGATATCCTCATCAATTTTCTGGAGGACAAAGACAGCGTATAGGAATAGCCAGAGCATTGATAATGAATCCTGAACTGATAATTGCAGATGAAGCTATTTCTGCTTTAGATGTATCGATACAGGCACAGGTAGTAAATCTAATGAAGGAACTTCAAAAGAAAACAGGAGCAGCATATCTATTTATTGCACATGATTTATCTATGGTAAAATATATCTCTGACAGAATAGGAGTACTTCATTTGGGACATTTGGTAGAAACAGGAACAACAGAAGAAATATTCAGTAATCCTATTCATCCATATACAAAGAGCCTTTTGTCAGCAATACCACTTCCCGATCCTAGAGTGGAAAAGGCAAGAATTGCAATGACTTATGACTACAAGAACAGCGGAATAGATTATACAAAGGGAAAGCAGAATCACATAGATGGACAGCACTATGTACTAGCAACAGATGAAGAGCTGAATGAATGGATTAAGAAATAA
- a CDS encoding transposase zinc-binding domain-containing protein, which produces MQIKHIISKINITNLLGKIKKYFKNEHFEDVKQTIQKFLACSIDKSFLSLQCPNCHDAHKIKVTCKSRFCPSCGKRYSAL; this is translated from the coding sequence ATGCAAATCAAACATATTATCTCTAAAATCAATATAACAAATCTTTTAGGTAAAATCAAGAAATATTTTAAAAATGAGCATTTTGAGGATGTTAAACAGACTATTCAAAAATTCTTAGCTTGTTCTATTGATAAATCTTTTCTCTCTCTTCAATGCCCTAATTGTCATGATGCACATAAAATTAAAGTTACTTGTAAATCTAGATTTTGTCCTTCCTGCGGTAAACGTTATTCTGCTCTTTGA
- a CDS encoding fused DSP-PTPase phosphatase/NAD kinase-like protein, with amino-acid sequence MDTKILKRTLKIKKILPIIVVFFSFFILTNCSAQTINKTTDSKETAVPIKIQGVDNFYKVSETLFRSAQPTETGMKNIESFGIGTVISLRSKQKDTELAKNTELNLIHVSMRAWNPKYEDAVKVMYLLNPNNPDTNRKPILIHCYHGADRTGMMVALYRMVYQNWEREKALNEMLNGGYGYHSMWKDIVTFIKTVDIEQLRKDSQIVN; translated from the coding sequence ATGGATACTAAAATTTTAAAAAGAACACTAAAAATAAAAAAAATATTGCCAATTATTGTAGTATTTTTTAGTTTTTTTATTTTAACAAATTGCTCAGCTCAAACAATAAATAAAACAACAGATTCAAAAGAAACAGCTGTCCCAATAAAAATACAGGGAGTAGACAATTTTTATAAAGTTTCTGAAACTTTATTTCGTTCTGCACAGCCTACAGAAACTGGGATGAAAAATATAGAATCTTTTGGAATTGGAACAGTAATTTCTTTGCGTTCTAAACAAAAAGATACAGAGTTGGCTAAAAATACAGAATTAAATCTTATACATGTAAGTATGAGAGCATGGAATCCTAAATATGAAGATGCAGTAAAAGTGATGTATCTTTTAAATCCAAACAATCCAGACACAAATAGAAAACCAATATTAATACATTGTTATCATGGAGCAGATCGTACTGGAATGATGGTTGCCTTGTACAGAATGGTCTATCAGAACTGGGAAAGAGAAAAAGCTCTAAATGAAATGTTGAATGGAGGATATGGATACCACTCAATGTGGAAGGATATAGTTACTTTTATAAAAACAGTAGATATAGAACAACTTAGAAAAGACAGTCAAATAGTAAATTAA
- a CDS encoding carbon-nitrogen hydrolase family protein, whose amino-acid sequence MKDLNNKCKIAVVQAAPVMFDKHLCTEKTIKLIQEASEKQSELIIFPELFIPGYPYGMTFGFTVGSRNADGRKDWKMYYDNSILVPGEETKAIGEAAKKANAYVSIGVSERDPVSATLYNSNLFFSPKGELIAVHRKLKPTGAERVVWGDADKGYFPVVETPWGIMGSLICWESYMPLARVALYEKGVTLYISPNTNDNEEWQATIRHIAIEGHCYFINCDMYFTKNMYPNDLHCPDEIEKLSDIVCRGGSCIVDPYGHYETEPVWDKEKIIYAELDMEKVPMSRMEFDACGHYSRPDVLELKIKE is encoded by the coding sequence ATGAAAGATTTAAATAATAAGTGTAAAATTGCTGTTGTACAAGCTGCTCCAGTAATGTTTGACAAGCACCTTTGTACTGAAAAAACTATCAAATTAATCCAAGAGGCTTCAGAAAAACAAAGTGAATTAATCATATTTCCAGAACTTTTCATTCCAGGATATCCCTATGGAATGACATTTGGTTTTACTGTAGGCAGCCGTAATGCAGATGGTCGTAAAGACTGGAAAATGTATTATGACAATTCTATTTTAGTTCCAGGAGAGGAAACAAAAGCTATAGGAGAAGCAGCAAAAAAAGCTAATGCCTATGTAAGTATTGGAGTTTCTGAACGTGACCCTGTCAGTGCTACACTTTACAATTCAAATCTATTTTTCTCACCAAAAGGAGAGCTGATTGCTGTACATAGAAAATTGAAACCTACTGGTGCTGAACGTGTTGTCTGGGGAGATGCAGATAAAGGATATTTCCCAGTTGTTGAAACTCCTTGGGGAATAATGGGAAGCCTTATCTGTTGGGAAAGCTATATGCCTTTAGCTAGAGTTGCTTTATATGAAAAAGGTGTCACTTTATATATTTCTCCAAATACTAATGACAATGAAGAATGGCAGGCAACTATTCGTCACATAGCTATTGAAGGTCACTGCTATTTTATCAATTGTGATATGTATTTTACAAAGAATATGTATCCTAATGATTTACACTGCCCAGATGAAATTGAAAAACTTTCTGATATTGTATGTCGTGGAGGAAGCTGTATAGTTGATCCATATGGACATTATGAGACTGAGCCTGTCTGGGATAAAGAGAAAATTATCTATGCAGAACTGGATATGGAAAAAGTTCCTATGAGTCGTATGGAATTTGATGCTTGTGGACATTACTCAAGACCTGATGTTCTTGAACTAAAAATTAAAGAATAA
- a CDS encoding GNAT family N-acetyltransferase: MNFIIREYKNEDLDFIVEKHWEIYSTEYGYIKRSFYDYVKKTLDDFLVVTKFEREKIWIAEAEGKPIGAIALIIPDSDKLWEGQLRWFIVEKEYRKYGVGRAMMDNLLKFAEKCEYKHIFLWTASNLDRALSFYSHQGFYETDRFLETEWCDEPIYEIRLEKDI, from the coding sequence ATGAATTTTATAATTAGAGAGTATAAAAATGAGGACTTAGATTTTATTGTTGAGAAGCATTGGGAGATATATTCAACAGAATATGGGTACATCAAAAGAAGCTTTTATGATTATGTAAAAAAAACTTTAGATGATTTTCTTGTTGTAACAAAGTTTGAAAGAGAAAAAATTTGGATTGCTGAAGCAGAGGGAAAACCCATTGGAGCCATAGCTTTGATTATACCAGATTCTGACAAGCTATGGGAAGGACAGCTTCGTTGGTTTATTGTAGAAAAAGAATATAGAAAATATGGAGTAGGAAGAGCAATGATGGATAATCTGCTGAAATTTGCTGAAAAATGTGAGTACAAACATATTTTTCTCTGGACAGCAAGTAATTTAGACAGGGCATTATCATTTTATAGTCATCAAGGATTTTATGAAACAGATAGATTTTTGGAAACTGAATGGTGTGATGAGCCAATTTATGAAATTAGACTAGAGAAAGATATTTAA
- a CDS encoding Smr/MutS family protein translates to MYNEIDLHQMNFDDALRVFITKYNALYKKGERKEIKVIHGYGSKFLDGEAVIRTKIRQFFSKNKDCVRMRIDLNPGVTYVMPLKNLPQPKKKKIGF, encoded by the coding sequence ATGTATAATGAAATCGACCTTCATCAAATGAACTTTGATGATGCTTTGAGGGTTTTTATAACTAAATATAATGCTTTATACAAAAAAGGCGAAAGAAAAGAGATAAAAGTGATACATGGATATGGCTCAAAATTTTTAGATGGAGAAGCTGTAATAAGAACGAAAATAAGACAATTTTTCTCTAAAAATAAAGACTGTGTGAGAATGAGAATAGATTTGAATCCTGGAGTGACATATGTCATGCCGTTGAAAAATCTTCCTCAGCCTAAAAAGAAAAAAATTGGATTTTAG
- the aroF gene encoding 3-deoxy-7-phosphoheptulonate synthase, which yields MYIKTKKNIGEHEKEKIIEFLKSNGLGIIIIEDEDILKIGVMGNKKNVDIDVLLSFDGVDEMVPIGKSYKFVSREFQKEDTVIDIKGRKIGGGNFMLMAGPCAVESRKSIFEIAERVKKSGAQVLRGGAFKPRTSPYDFQGLGEEGLKYMKEAADKYDLLVVTEVMDTQDISLVSRYADILQIGARNMQNFSLLKMLGKCDKPILLKRGLSATMRDLLMAAEYIVAYGNTKIILCERGIRTFETITRNTVDINAIPLIKEKSHLPIIIDASHGTGRRNLVEPVTLAGVIAGADGTMVEVHENPECAISDGVQSLDFPGFEKLTENLKKVLEVKKNLI from the coding sequence ATGTATATAAAAACTAAAAAAAATATTGGTGAACATGAAAAAGAAAAAATAATAGAATTTTTAAAAAGCAACGGATTAGGAATTATAATAATAGAAGATGAGGATATCCTGAAAATAGGAGTAATGGGAAATAAAAAAAATGTAGATATAGATGTACTTCTGTCTTTTGATGGCGTTGATGAAATGGTTCCCATTGGAAAAAGCTATAAATTTGTCAGCAGGGAATTTCAAAAAGAAGATACTGTGATAGACATCAAAGGAAGAAAAATAGGTGGAGGAAACTTCATGCTTATGGCTGGTCCTTGTGCTGTTGAGAGTAGAAAATCTATATTTGAAATAGCTGAAAGAGTAAAAAAATCTGGAGCCCAGGTATTGAGAGGAGGAGCTTTTAAACCAAGAACCTCTCCTTATGATTTTCAAGGTTTGGGAGAAGAGGGACTAAAATACATGAAAGAGGCAGCAGACAAGTACGACCTTTTAGTAGTAACAGAAGTAATGGATACTCAGGATATATCTCTTGTATCCAGATATGCTGATATACTTCAGATAGGGGCAAGAAATATGCAGAACTTCAGCCTTCTTAAAATGCTTGGGAAATGTGATAAGCCTATACTTTTAAAGAGAGGGCTAAGTGCAACAATGAGAGATCTTCTTATGGCAGCAGAATATATAGTTGCATATGGAAATACAAAAATAATACTGTGTGAAAGAGGAATCAGAACATTTGAAACAATAACTAGAAATACTGTGGATATAAATGCCATTCCTTTAATAAAAGAGAAATCACATCTTCCAATAATAATAGATGCAAGTCATGGAACAGGAAGAAGAAATCTTGTAGAGCCTGTAACATTGGCAGGAGTAATAGCTGGGGCAGATGGGACAATGGTAGAAGTACATGAAAATCCAGAATGTGCAATTTCTGATGGAGTTCAATCATTAGATTTCCCTGGATTTGAAAAACTGACAGAAAATTTGAAAAAAGTTTTGGAAGTAAAGAAAAATCTCATATAG
- the pgeF gene encoding peptidoglycan editing factor PgeF encodes MFEDKGSHLIIREFEDMGIGTIFTDISYGNAKQKTREELVEDFALGSRILISGYQTHSKNIQVIKEIDQKYFENTDGFITDRKDVVIFTKYADCLPVYIYDPVKEVIGLVHSGWRGTLQEITLEAVKLMEENYGTDIKNVYFAFGIGIGQENYEVGQEFKDLFSEKFPSDIIAESFVEKNGKIYFDNQKFNHLNLIANEVDKSKIITNGYCTFRDKRFQSFRRDKENSGRAGGFIYFR; translated from the coding sequence ATGTTTGAAGATAAAGGAAGCCATTTAATAATAAGAGAATTTGAAGATATGGGAATAGGAACTATATTTACAGATATCTCCTATGGGAATGCAAAACAGAAAACACGGGAAGAACTTGTAGAAGATTTTGCTCTTGGAAGCAGAATACTGATATCAGGATATCAAACTCATAGTAAAAATATACAGGTAATAAAAGAGATAGACCAGAAATATTTTGAAAATACAGATGGATTTATAACAGACAGAAAAGATGTAGTTATATTTACCAAATATGCTGATTGTCTTCCTGTATATATTTATGATCCTGTAAAAGAAGTTATTGGACTAGTACACTCTGGCTGGAGAGGAACTCTTCAGGAAATAACTTTAGAAGCTGTAAAACTAATGGAAGAAAATTATGGAACAGATATAAAAAATGTTTATTTTGCTTTTGGTATAGGTATTGGACAGGAAAATTATGAAGTTGGGCAGGAATTTAAAGACCTGTTCTCAGAAAAATTTCCATCTGATATAATAGCTGAAAGTTTTGTAGAAAAAAATGGGAAAATATATTTTGATAATCAGAAATTTAATCATCTAAATTTGATAGCTAATGAAGTGGACAAGTCTAAAATAATAACAAATGGATATTGTACATTCAGAGATAAAAGATTTCAATCTTTCAGAAGAGATAAAGAAAATTCAGGGAGAGCAGGAGGCTTTATTTATTTTAGATGA
- a CDS encoding MATE family efflux transporter: MDKAFYRNLLAITMPIAFQNIISYSVNMMDTLMLGSLGETVLSASSLAGQVFFLFSILVSGLGCGAGVLCSQYFGKRDLKNLRKIAAMVLKLAIGLSVIFTLLLLICPAAVMKIFTPETAVIEQGAKYLRAVSVSYICFGITTTFLIVLRSLQDVKLSLWIYTVSFFTNVFFNYVFIFGHFGFPRMGIVGAALGTVMARGVEVALVMIYLKKYEKVLKFKPIMLKLYDRILFKDMIKYGLPVIIGELFWGLGLSAHSAILGHMGAAVVAANSICNVLHQFALSFVQGVGSASAVIMGRYIGAGEIAAAKKASKALVKFFAVCGVITAAFLLGVSEPFFSFYSLQPATLKLARHFMLAYAFITMFRAISAPIIGGILWGSGDTRFAATVDISFLWCLLPIGFMAAFKWHWNPALVLVILRLETPLKMVACLIRLRGDKWIKSTVR, encoded by the coding sequence TTGGATAAAGCTTTTTATAGAAACCTTTTGGCAATAACTATGCCTATTGCATTCCAGAATATAATTTCATATAGTGTAAATATGATGGATACACTTATGCTTGGAAGTTTGGGAGAAACTGTGCTGTCAGCTTCAAGTTTGGCTGGGCAGGTATTTTTTCTTTTTTCTATACTTGTATCTGGATTGGGATGTGGAGCAGGAGTTCTATGCAGTCAGTATTTTGGAAAAAGAGATTTAAAAAATCTGAGAAAAATAGCAGCAATGGTATTAAAACTGGCAATAGGCTTGAGTGTTATATTTACTCTGCTATTATTAATATGTCCAGCAGCAGTTATGAAAATATTTACTCCTGAAACAGCAGTTATAGAGCAGGGAGCAAAATATTTAAGAGCAGTTTCTGTATCATATATATGTTTTGGAATAACTACAACATTTTTAATAGTATTAAGAAGTCTGCAGGATGTAAAGCTTTCTCTATGGATATATACAGTGTCATTTTTTACAAATGTATTTTTTAATTATGTATTTATCTTTGGACATTTTGGATTTCCAAGAATGGGAATAGTTGGAGCTGCATTGGGAACAGTAATGGCTAGAGGAGTAGAAGTAGCTCTAGTAATGATATATCTAAAAAAATATGAGAAAGTTTTAAAATTTAAACCTATAATGCTGAAGCTTTATGATCGGATACTGTTTAAAGATATGATAAAATATGGACTTCCTGTAATAATTGGAGAATTATTCTGGGGGCTGGGGCTTTCAGCTCACTCAGCGATATTAGGGCATATGGGAGCAGCTGTAGTGGCAGCTAACAGTATATGTAATGTACTTCATCAGTTTGCTCTCTCATTTGTACAGGGAGTGGGAAGTGCTTCAGCTGTAATTATGGGAAGATATATTGGTGCTGGAGAAATTGCAGCAGCTAAGAAAGCTTCAAAAGCTCTTGTAAAATTCTTTGCTGTATGTGGAGTGATAACAGCTGCATTTTTATTAGGTGTAAGTGAACCATTCTTTTCATTCTACAGCTTACAGCCAGCTACTTTGAAATTAGCCAGACATTTTATGCTTGCATATGCTTTTATCACTATGTTCAGAGCAATATCAGCTCCTATTATAGGAGGAATATTGTGGGGAAGTGGAGATACAAGGTTTGCAGCAACTGTGGATATATCATTCTTGTGGTGTCTGCTTCCAATAGGATTTATGGCGGCTTTTAAATGGCATTGGAACCCAGCTTTGGTTCTTGTGATATTAAGACTTGAAACACCATTGAAAATGGTAGCCTGTCTTATAAGGCTTCGTGGAGATAAGTGGATAAAGTCAACAGTAAGATAG
- a CDS encoding helix-turn-helix domain-containing protein, translating to MNFKTFLRNHREEMGYSQNRLAKTIGITQSYYNTIERGEVRNPPSEEILDKMIAILQLSAKEAAEFKYLAAIERTPAIILDELKKLAKQKDASPRVAASELKDLDNYIPLYSRISAGIGVFTEEEPVDFISIPGVRNIETLFAVNVKGDSMEPTIKNSSIILCRKGVEVRNGEIGAFIVNEESYVKRLKVTGNYIALISDNPNYQPIYIGPGEEFSVVGKVLKVINDIQ from the coding sequence ATGAATTTTAAAACCTTTTTAAGAAACCATAGGGAAGAAATGGGTTACAGTCAAAATAGGTTAGCTAAAACAATCGGAATTACCCAATCATATTATAATACAATAGAAAGAGGAGAAGTGAGAAATCCTCCTAGTGAAGAGATACTTGATAAGATGATAGCAATTCTTCAATTGAGTGCAAAAGAAGCTGCTGAATTTAAATATTTAGCTGCTATTGAAAGAACTCCAGCAATAATACTGGATGAACTAAAAAAACTAGCAAAACAAAAAGATGCTTCTCCAAGAGTTGCTGCATCTGAATTAAAAGATTTAGATAATTACATTCCTCTTTATTCAAGAATAAGTGCAGGAATAGGAGTATTTACTGAAGAAGAACCTGTAGATTTTATATCTATTCCAGGTGTAAGAAATATTGAAACTCTTTTTGCTGTTAATGTGAAGGGAGATTCTATGGAGCCAACTATCAAAAATTCTTCTATTATTCTTTGCAGGAAAGGAGTAGAAGTAAGAAATGGCGAAATAGGAGCTTTTATAGTTAATGAAGAATCATATGTAAAAAGATTGAAAGTAACTGGAAATTACATTGCACTAATCAGTGACAATCCTAATTATCAGCCTATTTACATAGGACCTGGTGAAGAATTCAGTGTTGTAGGAAAAGTATTGAAAGTTATAAACGATATTCAATAA